From Stigmatopora argus isolate UIUO_Sarg chromosome 14, RoL_Sarg_1.0, whole genome shotgun sequence, the proteins below share one genomic window:
- the LOC144088284 gene encoding myosin-4-like yields the protein MSSDAEMAQYGPASIFLRKPEKERIEAQNRPFDARTACFVPDPKQLYIKGVIQKKEGGSATVKTEANETVTVKEEDCYPMNPPKYDKIEDMAMMTHLNEASVLFNLKDRYAAWMIYTYSGLFCVTVNPYKMLPVYDPRVVSAYRGKKRMEAPPHIFSVSDNAYQNMLTDRENQSVLITGESGAGKTVNTKRVIQYFATIAVAGGSDKKEQTSGKIQGTLEDQIISANPLLEAFGNAKTVRNDNSSRFGKFIRIHFGTSGKLASADIETYLLEKSRVTFQLTEERSYHIFYQIMTGHKSELIEMLLISTNPYDFPMISQGQITVASIDDKEELVATDTATDVLGFSSEEKMSIYKLTGAVLHYGNMKFKQKQREEQAEPDGTEVADKVAFLMGLNSADLLKGLCYPRVKVGNEYVTKGQTVPQVTNSVGALAKSVYEKMFLWMVIRINEMLDTKQPRQFFIGVLDIAGFEIFDFNSMEQLCINFTNEKLQQFFNHHMFVLEQEEYKKEGIDWEFIDFGMDLAACIELIEKPMGIFSILEEECMFPKASDTSFKNKLYDQHLGKNNAFQKPKVVKGKPEAHFSLLHYAGTVDYNISGWLEKNKDPLNESVVQLYQKSSMKLLSFLYASFSGTDADSGGDKASKKGAKKKGGSFQTVSAVFRENLGKLMTNLRSTHPHFVRCLIPNEVKTPGIMDNNLVIHQLRCNGVLEGIRICRKGFPSRIIYADFKQRYRILNASAIPEGQFIDGKKASEKLLGSIDVDHTQYRFGSTKVFFKAGLLGNLEELRDEKLASLVTQTQAVCRGFLMRKEYSNLIAQKDCVWILQYNLRSFMNVKHWPWMKLFFKIKPLLKSAETEKEMATMKEDFIKCKEDLVKSESKRKEMEEKMVSLLQEKNNLQLQVQSDTENLCDAEERCEGLIKSKIQLEAKLKEVTERMEDEEEINAELTTKKRKLEDECSELKKDIDDLEITLAKVEKEKHATENKVKNLVEELAGQEESLSKLSKEKKALQEAHQQTMDDLQAEEDKVNSLTKAKSKLEQQVDDLEGSLEQEKKIRMDLERMKRKLEGDLKLTQETLMDAENDKQQYEERMKKKEFENSQLISKIADEQTINNQLQKKLKELHARIEELEEEVEAERSMRAKVEKQRADLSREIEEISERLEEAGGATASQIEMNKKRETEFLKIRRDLEEATLHHEATSAALRKKHADSMAELGEQLDNLQRIKQKLEKEKSELKMEVDDLATNMESVAKIKVNLEKNCRSLEDQLVEMKAKSDENGRNIADLSNQRARFQTENAELSRHMEERETLISQLTRGKQGFTSQIDDLKRLMEDETKAKNALAHGLQSSRHDCDLLREQYEEEQEAKAELQRALSKANTEVALWRNKYETDAIQRTEELEEAKKKLAQRLQEAEEQIEAVNSKCASLEKTKQRLQNEMEDLMVDVERSNSVAATLDKKQRNFDKILAEWKQKYEESQAELEGAQKESRSLSTELFKLKNSYEEALDHLETMKRENKNLQQEISDLTEQLGESGKTIHELEKFKKNVETEKYDMQTALEEAEASLEQEESKILCIQMELNQVKADVDRKVAEKDEEIDQMRKNNQRVMESMQTTLDAEVRSRNDALRVKKKMDGDLNEMEIQLGHANRQASEVLKQLRTVQAQLKEAQMHLDDSLRGQDDMKEQVTMMERRAGLMQAEIEELRAVVEQTERSRKVAEQELIDASERAGLLHSQNTSLLNTKKKLETDVTQLHGEIEEATQEARNAEEKAKKAITDAAMMAEELRKEQDTSAHLERMKKNLEVTVKDLQHRLDEAENLAMKGGKKQMQKLEARVRELETELEAEQKRSSESIKGVRKYERKVKELSYQADEDKKTNIRLQDLVDKLQIKMKAYKRHAEESEEQANMHMARFRKSQHELEEAEERADVAESLANKMRAKSRDIGPKATEGQGE from the exons ATGAGCAGTGACGCCGAGATGGCCCAGTATGGGCCGGCCTCGATCTTTCTTCGCAAACCTGAGAAGGAGCGCATCGAGGCACAGAACCGCCCTTTCGACGCTAGGACAGCCTGCTTTGTGCCAGACCCCAAACAACTGTACATCAAAGGtgtcatccagaagaaagaaGGCGGTAGCGCTACTGTGAAGACGGAAGCAAACGAG ACGGTAACCGTCAAGGAAGAAGACTGCTACCCCATGAATCCTCCAAAGTACGATAAGATTGAGGACATGGCCATGATGACGCACCTCAACGAAGCGTCTGTGCTGTTTAACCTCAAAGATCGTTATGCAGCGTGGATGATTTAC ACGTATTCCGGACTCTTCTGTGTGACAGTCAATCCGTACAAGATGCTGCCAGTGTACGACCCAAGAGTGGTGTCAGCCTACAGGGGGAAGAAGCGAATGGAGGCTCCTCCCCACATCTTCTCTGTGTCTGATAACGCCTATCAGAACATGCTCACAG ATCGTGAGAATCAGTCTGTCCTGATCAC TGGAGAATCTGGTGCGGGGAAGACTGTCAACACCAAGCGCGTCATCCAGTACTTTGCGACAATCGCGGTGGCTGGGGGCAGCGACAAGAAGGAACAAACCTCAGGAAAAATCCAG GGAACGCTGGAGGATCAAATCATTTCAGCCAATCCTTTGCTGGAGgcatttgggaatgccaagACCGTGAGGAATGACAATTCCTCACGTTTT GGTAAATTTATTAGAATTCATTTTGGAACATCAGGGAAACTGGCTTCAGCTGATATTGAAACGT atttgctggagAAGTCAAGAGTGACGTTCCAGTTGACAGAAGAAAGAAGCTACCACATCTTCTACCAAATCATGACCGGGCACAAATCCGAGCTTATAG AAATGTTGCTCATATCTACAAACCCGTACGACTTCCCCATGATAAGTCAGGGGCAGATCACTGTCGCCAGCATTGACGACAAAGAAGAGCTTGTGGCAACAGAT ACCGCCACTGACGTTCTTGGCTTCAGCAGTGAAGAAAAAATGTCCATCTACAAGCTCACGGGAGCCGTCTTGCATTATGGGAACATGAAGTTTAAGCAGAAACAGCGAGAGGAGCAGGCGGAGCCTGACGGCACCGAGG TGGCTGACAAAGTGGCCTTCCTCATGGGGCTGAATTCTGCAGACCTTCTGAAAGGCCTTTGTTACCCCCGCGTCAAAGTGGGCAATGAGTACGTCACCAAAGGCCAGACCGTCCCGCAG GTAACCAATTCAGTTGGTGCTCTGGCAAAGTCGGTCTACGAGAAGATGTTTTTGTGGATGGTGATCCGCATCAACGAGATGCTGGACACCAAGCAGCCGAGGCAGTTCTTCATCGGAGTGTTGGACATCGCAGGATTTGAGATCTTTGAC TTCAACAGCATGGAGCAACTGTGCATAAACTTCACCAACGAAAAGCTGCAGCAATTCTTTAATCACCACATGTTTGTCCTGGAGCAAGAAGAGTACAAGAAGGAAGGCATCGACTGGGAGTTCATTGACTTCGGCATGGACCTGGCCGCCTGTATTGAGCTCATTGAAAAG CCAATGGGCATCTTCTCCATCCTCGAAGAGGAGTGTATGTTCCCCAAGGCGTCAGACACCTCCTTCAAGAACAAACTCTACGATCAACATCTGGGGAAAAACAATGCTTTCCAAAAACCCAAAGTTGTCAAAGGCAAACCAGAAGCTCACTTCTCCTTGCTGCACTACGCTGGAACCGTGGACTACAACATCAGCGGTTGGCTGGAGAAGAACAAAGACCCGCTTAATGAGTCTGTAGTGCAGCTCTACCAGAAGTCCTCTATGAAACTGCTCTCTTTCCTCTATGCATCCTTTTCTGGAACTGATGCAG ACTCCGGTGGTGACAAAGCTAGTAAAAAGGGGGCAAAGAAGAAGGGTGGCTCCTTCCAGACTGTGTCTGCAGTTTTCAGG GAAAATCTCGGAAAGCTTATGACCAACTTGCGGAGCACCCACCCTCACTTTGTACGTTGTCTAATTCCAAATGAAGTTAAAACACCAG GTATCATGGACAACAACTTGGTCATCCACCAGCTGCGTTGTAACGGTGTGCTGGAGGGAATCCGTATCTGCAGGAAGGGATTTCCCAGCAGGATTATCTACGCTGATTTCAAGCAGAG ATATCGAATTTTGAATGCCAGTGCTATCCCGGAGGGACAGTTTATTGATGGCAAGAAAGCTTCTGAGAAGCTTCTGGGGTCCATCGACGTTGATCACACCCAGTACCGCTTTGGGTCCACAAAG GTCTTTTTCAAAGCTGGTCTGCTGGGAAATCTGGAGGAGCTGCGAGATGAAAAACTAGCTTCCCTCGTGACGCAGACACAAGCTGTTTGTCGGGGTTTTCTGATGAGGAAAGAATATTCCAACTTGATTGCCCAAAA AGATTGCGTGTGGATTCTACAATACAACCTGCGATCCTTCATGAATGTCAAACACTGGCCTTGGATGAAGCTTTTCTTCAAGATAAAGCCACTCCTCAAGAGCGCAGAGACGGAAAAGGAGATGGCCACCATGAAAGAAGACTTCATCAAATGCAAGGAGGACTTGGTGAAGTCAGAGTCCAAGAGGAAGGAGATGGAGGAAAAAATGGTTTCCCTGCTGCAGGAGAAGAATAATCTGCAACTTCAAGTGCAATCT GACACGGAGAACCTCTGTGACGCAGAGGAACGGTGCGAGGGTTTGATTAAAAGCAAAATCCAGTTGGAGGCCAAACTGAAGGAAGTGACGGAGAGGATGGAGGATGAGGAAGAAATCAATGCAGAGTTGACAACCAAGAAGAGAAAGCTAGAGGACGAATGCTCGGAGCTTAAGAAGGACATTGATGACCTGGAAATCACTTTGGCTAAAGTGGAGAAAGAAAAACACGCCACTGAAAACAAA GTCAAAAATCTGGTGGAGGAGCTGGCGGGCCAGGAGGAGAGTCTCAGCAAACTGAGCAAAGAGAAAAAAGCACTTCAAGAAGCCCACCAGCAGACCATGGACGACCTTCAAGccgaagaagacaaagtcaATTCGCTGACAAAGGCCAAGTCGAAGCTGGAGCAGCAGGTGGACGAT CTTGAAGGTTCACTTGAGCAAGAAAAGAAGATTCGCATGGATCTGGAAAGGATGAAGCGTAAACTGGAGGGAGACCTTAAACTTACGCAAGAAACCCTAATGGATGCGGAAAATGACAAACAACAGTATGAGGAAAGGATGAAGAA AAAAGAGTTTGAAAACAGCCAGCTCATCAGCAAGATCGCAGATGAGCAAACAATCAACAACCAGCTTCAGAAGAAGCTGAAGGAGCTTCAC GCTCGAATTGAAGAACTggaagaagaagtggaagccGAGCGATCGATGCGGGCCAAGGTGGAGAAGCAAAGGGCTGACCTCTCGCGAGAGATCGAAGAGATCAGCGAGAGGTTGGAGGAGGCTGGAGGTGCCACCGCTTCTCAGATTGAGATGAATAAGAAGCGAGAGACGGAGTTCCTGAAAATCAGACGTGACTTGGAAGAGGCCACGTTGCATCACGAGGCCACGTCCGCCGCACTCCGCAAAAAGCACGCCGACAGCATGGCCGAGCTCGGAGAGCAGCTGGACAACCTGCAGAGAATCAAGCAGAAACTCGAGAAGGAGAAAAGCGAGCTGAAGATGGAGGTCGACGATTTGGCCACCAACATGGAATCTGTGGCTAAAATCAAG GTCAACCTGGAGAAAAATTGCCGCTCGCTGGAAGACCAGCTCGTCGAGATGAAAGCCAAGAGTGATGAAAACGGCCGTAACATTGCAGATCTTTCAAATCAGAGGGCACGTTTTCAAACTGAGAACG CGGAGTTATCCCGACATATGGAGGAGCGAGAGACTCTCATATCCCAGTTGACCAGAGGAAAACAGGGATTCACTTCACAAATTGACGATCTCAAAAGACTCATGGAGGACGAGACGAAG GCCAAGAATGCTCTGGCACACGGCCTTCAATCATCTCGTCACGACTGCGACCTCCTCCGAGAACAATACGAGGAGGAACAGGAGGCCAAGGCGGAGCTGCAGCGCGCTTTGTCCAAAGCCAACACCGAGGTGGCTCTGTGGAGGAACAAATATGAAACGGACGCCATTCAACGCACTGAGGAACTGGAGGAGGCCAA GAAAAAGCTGGCCCAGCGACTCCAAGAGGCAGAAGAACAGATAGAAGCTGTCAACTCAAAGTGCGCCTCGCTGGAGAAAACTAAACAGCGACTTCAAAATGAGATGGAGGATCTGATGGTGGATGTGGAAAGATCCAACAGCGTAGCGGCCACACTggataagaagcaaagaaacTTTGACAAG ATTCTAGCCGAGTGGAAGCAGAAGTATGAAGAATCTCAGGCCGAGTTGGAAGGCGCTCAGAAAGAGTCCCGATCGCTGAGCACGGAGCTTTTCAAACTGAAAAATTCTTACGAGGAGGCCCTGGATCACCTGGAGACCATGAAGAGAGAGAACAAGAACCTACAAC AGGAGATCTCCGACCTGACCGAACAGCTTGGAGAGAGTGGAAAAACGATCCACGAATTggagaaattcaagaagaatgtGGAGACGGAAAAATATGACATGCAAACTGCGCTGGAAGAAGCCGAG GCCTCTCTGGAACAAGAGGAATCCAAGATCCTCTGCATCCAAATGGAACTCAACCAAGTCAAAGCCGACGTGGACAGGAAAGTGGCGGAGAAAGATGAGGAAATCGACCAGATGAGGAAGAACAACCAGCGTGTGATGGAATCCATGCAGACTACTTTGGACGCCGAGGTCCGTAGTAGGAACGACGCGCTGAGAGTGAAGAAGAAAATGGACGGGGACCTGAATGAGATGGAGATTCAACTGGGTCATGCTAACAGGCAGGCCTCAGAAGTGCTCAAGCAGCTACGAACCGTTCAGGCGCAACTAAAG gaggcCCAGATGCACTTGGATGATTCCCTTCGAGGTCAAGATGACATGAAGGAACAAGTCACGATGATGGAGCGCCGGGCCGGCTTGATGCAGGCGGAGATCGAAGAGCTTCGGGCAGTTGTGGAACAAACGGAGCGGAGTCGCAAAGTGGCTGAACAGGAGCTGATTGATGCCAGCGAGCGTGCGGGACTTCTTCATTCTCAG AACACCAGTCTCCTCAACACCAAGAAGAAGCTCGAGACCGACGTTACGCAGCTTCACGGCGAAATAGAAGAAGCCACTCAGGAGGCCAGGAATGCCGAGGAGAAGGCCAAGAAAGCCATCACGGAT GCTGCCATGATGGCTGAAGAACTGAGGAAGGAGCAGGACACCAGTGCCCACCTGGAGAGGATGAAGAAGAACCTGGAGGTGACGGTCAAAGACCTGCAGCACCGCTTAGATGAAGCAGAGAATTTAGCAATGAAGGGTGGAAAGAAACAGATGCAGAAGTTGGAGGCCAGA GTCCGTGAGCTCGAGACCGAACTGGAAGCCGAGCAAAAGCGTTCGAGCGAGTCCATCAAGGGAGTCCGCAAATACGAGAGGAAGGTTAAAGAGCTGAGCTACCAG GCCGACGAggacaagaagacaaacattcGACTGCAGGACTTGGTAGACAAGTTGCAGATAAAAATGAAGGCCTACAAACGCCACGCCGAAGAATCT GAGGAGCAAGCCAACATGCACATGGCTAGATTCAGGAAGTCTCAGCACGAGTTGGAAGAGGCCGAAGAGAGAGCTGACGTGGCGGAATCACTTGCCAATAAGATGCGAGCCAAGAGCCGTGACATCGGTCCAAAG GCAACTGAAGGACAGGGAGAGTAG